One Deltaproteobacteria bacterium genomic window carries:
- a CDS encoding type II toxin-antitoxin system HicB family antitoxin gives MKAEFTAIIESAPEGGYWAICPEIPGANGQGDTIEEAKDNLRQAIKLILEDRREDILRGLPEDAIRDKVMVA, from the coding sequence ATGAAAGCAGAATTTACCGCTATTATTGAGTCCGCTCCTGAAGGCGGATATTGGGCGATATGCCCTGAAATCCCCGGAGCTAATGGACAAGGTGATACGATAGAAGAAGCAAAAGATAATCTTCGACAAGCTATTAAATTGATATTGGAAGATCGGCGAGAGGACATTCTGCGAGGTTTACCCGAAGACGCGATCCGGGACAAAGTAATGGTTGCATGA